The genomic region tctgcgtgtccccctccccctccccctgctcTACGCCCGTGCTCTTCTACATGTGTGCGGGCAGAGCTAGCCGTGATGGTGGCCTGCCTGGTCGTGGTAGCCAGCACGGCATGAGTGCACATTTGCTTGCTTCGTTGCCGATTCGCTGGCGCCTCGTGCCTTGCGCGATGACGCGTGAGCCGTGCGGCTTGGGTGCAAAGCCCATTCGAAGATCTCACGACGAGGGTTTCTCAACGAGGTCATGCGGGACTTTACGTGGGGACAGCGTCCGCGcttccaccgctgccggccATCGGACACGTTTGCCTGCGGCCTCACTGTCTCTCTTCTGCTCTTTTTCTGTTGCCGACCTGCCACGCTACTGTTCTTTGTCGCCGGGGACAACGCGTGCGCTTCATcttcccctcttttcttttccttaGCCTTCTCCACTTGCCCATCGCACCACGTCGCCACAGCCGATGAAACCATCGACCTTAAGTCGCTTCAAAGTCACCGTCTTGGGCGCCAGCGGGGCCATCGGCCAGCCGCTCGCTCTGGCGCTCGTACAGAACAAGCGAGTCAGTGAGCTGGCACTCTACGACATTGTGCAgccgcgcggcgtcgccgtcgaccTCTCCCATTTTCCACGCAAGGTCAAGGTAACGGGGTACCCGACAAAGTGGATTCACAAGGCTCTAGATGGAGCAGATCTCGTTCTGATGTCGGCTGGCATGCCCCGCCGACCCGGCATGACCCACGATGACCTCTTCAACACAAATGCTCTGACTGTGAACGAGCtgagcgcggcggtggcgaggtACGCCCCTAAATCCGTTTTAGCCATTATTAGCAATCCACTGAATAGCATGGTGCCTGTCGCCgcagagacgctgcagcgggcTGGAGTGTATGACCCTCGCAAGCTCTTTGGTATCATCTCGCTGAACATGATGCGGGCACGCAAGATGCTGGGCGATTTTACTGGTCAGGACCCGGAGATGCTGGACGTGCCCGTCATTGGCGGGCACAGCGGGCAAACCATAGTTCCTCTTTTCTCGCACTCTGGAGTGGAGTTGAGGCAAGAGCAGGTGGAGTACCTGACGCATCGCGTACGCGTGGGTggcgacgaggtggtgaaggcgaaggagggcCGTGGGTCTTCGTCGCTGTCGATGGCGTTTGCGGCTGCCGAGTGGGCGGACGGGGTGCTGCGTGCGATGGACGGCGAGAAGACTTTATTGCAGTGCTCTTTTGTCGAAAGCCCGCTGTTTGCTGACAAGTGCCGCTTCTTCGGTAGCACCGTGGAGGTATGCAAGGAGGGAATCGAGCGGgtgctgccactgcctcCGCTGAACGAGTATgaagaggagcagctggacCGCTGCCTCCCGGACCTGGAGAAGAACATCCGCAAAGGATTGGCATTCGTGGCGGAAAACGCGGCCACCTCGACACCCTCGACCGCCTCGCCTTAGAAGAATTGGAGGCACCACGTGAGGTGCGTGATAGAGCATGAACACGTGCCGCATggccctctctcctccttgctgctcccttcctcttcccaGCCCCTCTCAAATCGCACAAGCACGCCAGTGCATGCTCGGGACCGCACCAATAGCAACGAAAACGACAAGACAGAAGGAacggatgtgtgcgtgtgtggttcTGTCGTCAATGGGTGCGCGACAGCTCTAGAGAAGTGTAGGACGACTGCGACTGACGTACTCGGACGCTCGGTATCCGAATCGGTCGCACCTCCCtcggtgcccctcccccaccccctccctgctTACACACAACCAGCCGGCCTTTTTTGCGCTTGTTCTCTTTTCTCCTGTGTACgtccatgtgtgtgtgtgtgtgtgtgggagcgcTACCCTCGCTGGGACGGTACTCAGCGAATCCCTTCGTCTCCGCTTGAGGAATAGTCTTTTGTCTTCTCTCCATTTcgcgtgtacgcgtgtgcccTTGACGTCCTTCCCCCACTCCCTCCTCGTTTTCCTCAACCCGCAGTTTCCAGCacgcctctccctcgctaCCTTTCTCTGCGCACACAAGCCCGAATTGGTTGTTGGTGTTACTgtcctcgcctctctctctctctctgcaggCATCCACGTCGCTCGCACttgagcacacacacacacacagagagagagagagagagtgagagagagaggtacACACGCCTGCATGGGCACGCTTACGTGTGTTTATGTGTGGTGCTTCGAGTGCCTGCGGCAAgaacggaggagggggagggataTCCGCAAAACGACGTGGTAATGAGGGAGTGTGTCAACGTGCTCTCCGCCACTCTGATGACATGCTTCACCTGCCATCTGTCTTCTCTTTACCGCCATTATGTTCCTGTCGTCTGAGACTTCGAGGAATCGAGTCATTTTACTCGTTTgcatcccctcccctcccccctcttgcTTACCCACCACGACAGGGATCCCCTGTGCGACGGGAAAGGGGGTAAATGGTTAGTCCAGCTATTTGCGGGCAGTCTTACCCGATGATGCCT from Leishmania major strain Friedlin complete genome, chromosome 34 harbors:
- a CDS encoding putative malate dehydrogenase, with protein sequence MKPSTLSRFKVTVLGASGAIGQPLALALVQNKRVSELALYDIVQPRGVAVDLSHFPRKVKVTGYPTKWIHKALDGADLVLMSAGMPRRPGMTHDDLFNTNALTVNELSAAVARYAPKSVLAIISNPLNSMVPVAAETLQRAGVYDPRKLFGIISLNMMRARKMLGDFTGQDPEMLDVPVIGGHSGQTIVPLFSHSGVELRQEQVEYLTHRVRVGGDEVVKAKEGRGSSSLSMAFAAAEWADGVLRAMDGEKTLLQCSFVESPLFADKCRFFGSTVEVCKEGIERVLPLPPLNEYEEEQLDRCLPDLEKNIRKGLAFVAENAATSTPSTASP